A single window of Streptomyces xanthii DNA harbors:
- a CDS encoding 5'-nucleotidase, lipoprotein e(P4) family has translation MSISRRTVVTGIAGGTVLTAAGGASAATADDAAQNILSAAGAWRQTAAERDMLYRQAFNIARDRVDAALRGGGRPGSAGRRPLAVVSDVDDTVLSSDTYWARLLTAGKQAFDDTLWDTWIRENGPTPTPGAVDFTHYAASRGVEVFYVSSRDQGPDTQELGVANLRHAGLAFADDAHVTMLRESSDKEPAQREIAARYEVVAYLGDNLNDFRRRYYVDSVPQRKALAAQDAEHFGRDFVLFPNNTDGHWMRAVFGESEPADTPAYRARMLRAARGELN, from the coding sequence ATGTCCATCTCCCGACGCACCGTCGTCACCGGCATCGCGGGCGGCACCGTGCTGACCGCCGCCGGCGGCGCATCCGCGGCCACGGCGGACGACGCCGCGCAGAACATCCTGAGCGCGGCGGGCGCCTGGAGGCAGACCGCGGCCGAGCGCGACATGCTGTACCGCCAGGCCTTCAACATCGCCCGCGACCGCGTCGACGCCGCACTGCGCGGAGGAGGCCGGCCGGGGAGCGCGGGCCGCAGACCGCTCGCGGTCGTCTCGGACGTCGACGACACCGTCCTGTCCTCCGACACCTACTGGGCGCGCCTGCTCACCGCCGGAAAGCAGGCCTTCGACGACACCCTGTGGGACACGTGGATCCGCGAGAACGGCCCCACGCCCACCCCCGGCGCCGTCGACTTCACCCACTACGCCGCAAGCAGGGGAGTGGAGGTCTTCTACGTCTCCTCCCGCGACCAGGGCCCCGACACCCAGGAGTTGGGCGTCGCCAACCTGCGTCATGCCGGGCTCGCCTTCGCCGACGACGCACACGTGACCATGCTCCGCGAGTCCTCGGACAAGGAGCCCGCCCAGCGCGAGATCGCGGCCCGGTACGAGGTCGTCGCCTACCTCGGCGACAACCTCAACGACTTCCGCCGCCGCTACTACGTGGACTCCGTCCCGCAGCGCAAGGCCCTGGCCGCGCAGGACGCCGAGCACTTCGGCCGCGACTTCGTCCTGTTCCCCAACAACACGGACGGGCACTGGATGCGGGCCGTCTTCGGGGAGAGCGAGCCGGCCGACACACCCGCGTACCGGGCGCGCATGCTGCGGGCCGCGCGGGGCGAACTGAACTGA
- a CDS encoding FadR/GntR family transcriptional regulator has product MFNKVDGPVRLADRVAAMLTEEIESGRLTAGDKLPTEVELVKQLGVSRTVIREAVSRLRNAGLVEPRQGRGVFVLPRRTRPLDLEADTGATDTKAKVLQVVEVRRAMEAEAAHLAASRATRADVARMRAALTAIDTAVEAGGDGVEEDLAFHRSVAESTGNPVLVSTVRYLGEVSRGGIRVTRANEARRGDFFDAVREEHHAILTAIEAGDPEAARSAARRHMEHAAARLQEADPEFWDEAERMDVELDARS; this is encoded by the coding sequence ATGTTCAACAAGGTGGACGGGCCCGTGCGGCTGGCCGATCGTGTCGCGGCCATGCTCACCGAGGAGATCGAGTCGGGGCGGCTGACCGCGGGCGACAAGCTGCCGACCGAGGTCGAGCTCGTCAAGCAGCTCGGTGTCAGCCGTACGGTGATCCGCGAGGCGGTGTCCCGGCTGCGCAACGCGGGCCTGGTCGAGCCCCGGCAGGGCCGCGGCGTCTTCGTGCTGCCGCGCCGCACCCGTCCCCTGGACCTGGAGGCCGACACCGGGGCCACCGACACCAAGGCGAAGGTGCTGCAGGTCGTCGAGGTGCGCCGCGCGATGGAGGCCGAGGCCGCCCATCTCGCGGCGTCGCGCGCGACCCGCGCCGACGTCGCGCGCATGCGGGCCGCGCTGACCGCGATCGACACCGCGGTCGAGGCCGGCGGCGACGGTGTGGAGGAGGACCTCGCGTTCCACCGCTCCGTCGCCGAGTCGACGGGCAACCCGGTCCTGGTCTCCACGGTCCGCTATCTGGGCGAGGTCTCCCGGGGCGGCATCCGTGTCACACGGGCCAACGAGGCCCGCCGCGGCGACTTCTTCGACGCCGTCCGCGAGGAGCACCACGCCATCCTGACCGCGATCGAGGCGGGCGACCCGGAGGCCGCCCGCTCGGCCGCGCGCCGCCACATGGAGCACGCGGCCGCCCGTCTGCAGGAGGCCGATCCCGAGTTCTGGGACGAGGCGGAGCGGATGGACGTGGAGCTGGACGCCAGGAGCTGA